A genomic segment from Triticum dicoccoides isolate Atlit2015 ecotype Zavitan chromosome 1A, WEW_v2.0, whole genome shotgun sequence encodes:
- the LOC119284978 gene encoding swi5-dependent recombination DNA repair protein 1 homolog — MSPPSSLEEEAPSSPEEQAPSSPEEQERPPSPVVATREALKMSNEHPLSRPMLPVATTPEPSSPLTSPPSSPSTSPQDNLPPPPPILPEDHQPSPRPTLRK, encoded by the exons ATGTCGCCGCCAAGTTCGCTGGAGGAAGAAGCGCCGAGTTCGCCGGAGGAACAAGCGCCGAGTTCGCCGGAGGAACAAGAACGCCCGCCGAGTCCTGTGGTGGCTACACGAGAG GCCCTTAAGATGAGTAATGAACATCCGTTGAGCCGTCCAATGTTGCCTGTGGCAACTACACCGGAG CCATCGTCTCCTTTGACTTCACCGCCATCGTCTCCATCGACTTCGCCGCAAGACAATCTGCCACCGCCTCCGCCGATTTTGCCGGAAGACCATCAGCCGTCGCCTAGACCTACTTTGAG AAAATAG